A genomic stretch from Setaria viridis chromosome 1, Setaria_viridis_v4.0, whole genome shotgun sequence includes:
- the LOC140221419 gene encoding uncharacterized protein, which translates to MGIGATSCLRYAGGKPPLPPLAASVSRAWEPKYATGKPPLPTHAVRASKSKGKKPMSDAEVVKSGMEVRAKWKDMREGRMYMKEVFDELLEESKANAEMDQEDEPEGTAMQQEQMKSATIWPENYYKGSIWRKVLHDCIFLTFLLVIGGWCEQSCDNLCLRWDLSVFQYEILRW; encoded by the exons ATGGGGATCGGGGCTACTTCCTGCCTGCGCTACGCGGGCGGCAAGCCCCCACTCCCGCCCCTGGCCGCCTCCGTCTCGAGAGCATGGGAGCCGAAGTACGCGACCGGCAAGCCCCCACTCCCGACCCATGCCGTCCGCGCCTCGAAATCGAAAGGCAAGAAGCCGATGTCCGACGCGGAGGTGGTGAAGAGCGGCATGGAGGTGAGGGCTAAGTGGAAGGATATGAGGGAAGGGCGAATGTATATGAAGGAGGTATTCGACGAGCTGTTGGAGGAGAGCAAGGCGAACGCGGAGATGGACCAGGAGGACGAGCCGGAGGGAACGGCGATGCAACAGGAGCAG ATGAAGTCAGCAACAATATGGCCTGAAAATTATTACAAGGGATCGATCTGGAGAAAGGTATTACATGACTGTATATTTCTTACATTTTTACTTGTAATTGGTGGCTGGTGCGAGCAGTCTTGTGACAATTTGTGTTTGAGATGGGATCTCTCTGTCTTCCAATATGAAATCTTGAGATGGTAA